One genomic window of Bartonella sp. HY038 includes the following:
- a CDS encoding phage minor head protein: MSSITKRREGGLLGLTAQQASFLANARNELQTGDPKLLKAYLQRERRDKRFDSAVHKAINSGEPLPQDSISRMLIRYEDKLLKLRGDTIGRTEALEALNTSQQEAMEQALDKTQYTEQDVTRVWRCTRDSKTRDSHREMNGQTVKGLTTPFTTPDGYQLKHPGDSSLGAPASETINCRCIQFIRLNYLKGLK, translated from the coding sequence ATGAGTTCAATCACCAAGCGGCGCGAAGGTGGTTTACTTGGTTTAACAGCGCAGCAAGCATCATTTCTTGCTAATGCACGGAATGAATTGCAAACAGGCGATCCAAAGCTACTCAAGGCATATTTACAACGAGAACGGCGCGATAAACGTTTTGATAGCGCAGTGCATAAGGCTATTAATAGTGGCGAGCCATTACCGCAAGACAGTATATCGCGGATGCTTATACGCTATGAAGATAAGCTACTTAAATTGCGTGGCGATACTATTGGGCGGACGGAAGCCTTGGAAGCCCTTAACACGTCACAGCAAGAGGCAATGGAACAAGCCTTAGACAAAACCCAATACACCGAACAAGATGTGACTAGGGTATGGCGATGCACAAGGGATAGTAAAACACGCGATAGCCACCGAGAAATGAATGGGCAAACAGTCAAAGGCTTAACCACACCGTTTACCACCCCCGATGGCTATCAATTAAAACACCCCGGCGATAGTTCGCTTGGTGCGCCAGCCAGTGAAACAATTAATTGCCGATGTATTCAGTTTATCAGGCTTAACTATTTAAAGGGGTTAAAATAA
- a CDS encoding HK97 gp10 family phage protein produces MQKSFTAQIDNWVLQTRARMLAVFQLSAQYVIEDIQERTPVDTGFLRASMIVSNTELSPIKSNSRPPSSAEKDSYSPPVYALTIANAPLGSTIYASFTASYAAHVEFGAKGRQGVGMVRLAAQNWNMQVQRATKEAKASVKK; encoded by the coding sequence ATGCAAAAATCCTTTACAGCTCAAATTGATAATTGGGTATTGCAAACCCGCGCCCGAATGTTAGCCGTATTTCAGCTATCGGCGCAATATGTAATCGAAGATATTCAAGAGCGAACGCCAGTTGATACGGGCTTTTTACGGGCAAGTATGATTGTTTCAAATACCGAATTAAGCCCTATCAAAAGCAATTCAAGACCACCAAGCAGCGCAGAGAAAGATTCATATAGTCCGCCAGTTTACGCCTTAACAATCGCCAATGCGCCACTTGGCTCAACCATTTACGCATCATTTACGGCAAGTTATGCGGCCCATGTTGAGTTTGGAGCAAAAGGGCGGCAAGGCGTGGGCATGGTGCGACTAGCGGCGCAAAACTGGAATATGCAAGTGCAACGAGCAACCAAAGAAGCAAAGGCGAGCGTTAAAAAATGA
- a CDS encoding phage tail terminator-like protein produces MSIETDIPELLFSHVAAFDPNIQIAFPNVEFTPPQDTYLEVRFLPNDNRNVYIGNNDHYQ; encoded by the coding sequence ATGAGTATTGAAACAGATATACCCGAATTGCTTTTTTCGCATGTGGCAGCATTTGACCCTAATATTCAAATAGCGTTCCCGAATGTAGAATTTACACCACCGCAAGACACTTATCTTGAAGTGCGATTTTTACCCAATGACAATCGCAATGTTTATATCGGTAATAATGACCATTATCAATAG
- a CDS encoding alkaline phosphatase: protein MKLHKLVLLALGLTTVFGGAVSPSMAQDAPAKNVILLITDGAGINTWRAASYYRHGALGHEVYDDFDVKAFMSTYPLNTSNTPTKTNDGSVTFNASELWDAAPSNEVFKGSLGNYPGYFKGYDYTRTDYTDSAAAATALATGQKTYNNAINWSNNDTKLKHIGEYAVESGRSLGSISTVQWTHATPAGFLSHNASRNEYSAMAQDIVNSGMASVVMGAGHPNFDKEGKPVEAKDDKAYRYVGGKDTWDKLKNGETDYVLIETKEDFEKLAAGKFDLGNKTKLLGTVQNHLTTQFNRPGVAMGQPLENQPSLATMTKGALNVLSKNEKGFFLMVEGGAVDWAAHANNLPRLIEEQIDFNLAVEAVAEWVEANSSWDETLIIVTTDHGNGLLQGPDSNSTAYSDLINQGAGALPLVRWHTDTHTRELVPLYAHGKGAEFFRDVAKKDAGLAAYHAAEENQIYVDNTDVFRASLAAFGLKETPLAQGK, encoded by the coding sequence ATGAAACTTCATAAACTTGTACTTTTGGCTCTTGGCCTTACAACTGTCTTTGGCGGTGCTGTTTCTCCGTCAATGGCGCAAGATGCACCTGCAAAAAACGTTATCTTATTAATAACTGATGGTGCGGGTATCAATACATGGCGTGCAGCAAGCTATTATCGCCATGGTGCTCTTGGCCATGAGGTCTATGATGATTTTGATGTTAAGGCATTTATGTCAACCTATCCACTCAACACGTCTAATACGCCAACCAAAACTAATGATGGTTCAGTTACTTTCAATGCATCTGAGCTTTGGGATGCGGCACCAAGTAATGAAGTATTCAAGGGATCGCTTGGTAATTATCCTGGTTATTTCAAAGGCTATGACTATACGCGTACCGACTATACCGATAGTGCTGCTGCAGCAACAGCTTTGGCAACAGGACAAAAGACTTATAATAATGCTATTAATTGGTCGAATAATGATACCAAGCTAAAACATATTGGTGAATACGCAGTTGAAAGTGGTCGCTCATTGGGCTCGATTTCGACTGTGCAGTGGACTCATGCGACACCGGCTGGCTTTCTCTCGCATAATGCTAGTCGTAATGAATATAGCGCGATGGCGCAAGATATCGTTAATTCTGGTATGGCAAGCGTTGTCATGGGGGCAGGACATCCAAACTTCGATAAGGAAGGCAAGCCCGTTGAGGCCAAGGATGATAAAGCCTATCGTTATGTAGGTGGTAAGGACACTTGGGATAAGCTTAAAAACGGCGAAACAGATTATGTTCTCATCGAAACCAAAGAGGATTTCGAAAAACTTGCTGCAGGTAAGTTTGATCTTGGTAATAAAACCAAGCTTCTTGGTACAGTTCAAAATCATTTAACAACTCAGTTTAATCGTCCAGGCGTTGCCATGGGGCAGCCTCTTGAAAACCAACCAAGCCTTGCAACCATGACCAAAGGCGCACTTAATGTGCTTTCAAAAAATGAAAAAGGCTTTTTCTTGATGGTTGAAGGTGGTGCGGTTGATTGGGCCGCACATGCTAATAATCTACCGCGTTTAATTGAAGAGCAAATTGATTTTAACCTTGCGGTTGAAGCGGTTGCAGAGTGGGTTGAGGCCAATTCATCATGGGATGAAACCCTAATCATCGTAACGACTGATCATGGTAACGGTTTGTTGCAAGGACCAGATAGCAATAGCACTGCCTATTCCGACCTTATCAATCAAGGCGCTGGTGCTTTGCCGCTTGTTCGTTGGCATACAGATACCCACACACGTGAATTGGTTCCGCTTTATGCTCATGGTAAAGGTGCAGAATTCTTCCGTGATGTAGCTAAAAAAGATGCTGGTCTTGCTGCTTATCATGCAGCAGAAGAAAATCAGATTTACGTTGATAATACAGATGTGTTTCGTGCTTCTCTTGCTGCGTTTGGCTTGAAAGAAACGCCGCTAGCACAGGGGAAGTAA